The region GTAGCGCCCGTTCAGATTTCAGCTATTTCGGCAGGGGATCTTCACAATGACGGCAATCGCCCGCATTATCTGCGTGGTGTATTAAAAGAGGGGGTATTTACTGTGCAGGGCTTGCAGCAAAGTCACGCCCTGTTCGCCCTCAGTCAGGCCAATGCGCTACTGCGCCTGGAGTCAGATGAACGTGTGACCGCTGGACAGATGGTGACAGTCTTGATCTAGGAGATAAATCACCTTGGAGTGGCCGTTGTGGTCATCCCTTACCCTCCTGCGGTTTGACACTTGGCACCCCTCATGCGAGGGGATGGATGCTAAGAATTCGAATGAAGTATCTCACCCTCGTCCGCCATGCGAAATCCAGTTGGGCCCAAGCCGGACTGGCGGATCACGATCGTCCGTTGAATGAGCGAGGTCTGCGGGCCGCGCCTGCCATGGCCTCATTTTTGCATCGAACCTATTTTGGAGGTGGTGAGACTCCGCCCCTGATTCCCCCTCCAGATCGGTTGGTTTCGAGCACGGCGGCTAGAGCTCTCGGTACGGCGAAAATCATGATGGAGATCTCGCGCATGCCGTTAGAAACCTTGCTATTAGATTCGCGCCTTTATTTGGCGGAGGCCTCTCGGATCCTCGAAGTGGTGCGTGAGTTGGATGAAAACTGGAAGCACGCTGTGCTTTTCGGCCATAATCCAGGTATCCATGATTTCGCCGAGCGCCTGCTGGCGCGCGCGCATGTGCCTAAAATGCCCACTTGTACAGCCGTATTGCTAGCACTCCCCCACGCTTATTGGGGATTAGCTGACTGGTCCGAAGCGCAATTGATCGGCTATGTTACACCGAAAGCCCTGGAGCGCCGTTTTCCAGAGCTCTACAAGGGCATTTCGCGCAGCGATGGCGAAGATTAAGCTTTCTGGAGGAAGGTGAAAACGAACACACCTAGAAGAAGAAAGCCGACGGCGACAAGGATTCCAATGATCATGAAAACCAGATTGCCACGTTCCGTCTGACTGACAAATGAAATTTCTCCTTGCTTAGTGTTCCACTTGAGGCAATTTCGCGGCCCCTATGGCAAAAACAGCTTGGCTTGAGCGCGAGAAGCGCAAACAGAAGACCGTCAGTAAGTACGCTAAACTCCGTGCAGAGTTGAAGGCGAATGGTGATCACGTGGGCCTGTCCCTGCTTCCCCGCGATGCCAGCCCGACTCGCTTGACCAATCGCTGCCGCGTTTCCGGTCGTCGTCGCGCTTTCATGCGCCGCTTCCAGATGTCCCGTCTGACTTTCCGTGAAATGGCCCTTGCTGGTCTTATTCCTGGAGTGACTAAGTCGAGCTGGTAATCGCCAGTTCAGGGTCCAGGGAAAGTCTCTCTGGACCAAGTCCAGGGAGGCGTGGATACTCATGTTATGCCCACGTATTCCTACATTGCGGAAAATCTAGAAGAGGGATGTCCTTCTTGCAGGCGCGGTTTTGACTTACGCCGCCCTATGGATCGTGCCCCGCTGACTCATTGCCCTCTTTGCCGTAAACCGGTAAAAAAGCAGATCAGCGCCTTTTCTACTCCCAAAGTCACTAAGCCTGTGTCCATATCGGACGCAAAAAGTGCAGGCTTTACCATCCTGGAAAAACGCTGCGATGGTAACTACGAGCGGCTCTAATCTTGCTGCATCGTTCTGCGTCAGCGCTCTCTCATGAACGATTTCTTTTTTATTCGTCACCTGCTCGCCATGAGCAGTGCTCCGCATGAAGTCTTGCATGAGTGGAATCTGACTCCGAGTGAGATTGCATGGTCTGCCGCACTGGTGCTATTTTTTGTCCTGCTAAATGCCTTCTTTGTGGCCGCAGAGTTTGCGATCGTGAAGGTGCGCAGCACACAGCTTGATGCCCTTGTGGATGAAGGGCACGCCAGTGCCAAGGTAGCCCGCAAGGCGCTGAAGAATCTGGATGGCTATCTTTCGGCAACCCAGTTGGGCATTACGCTCGCGAGTATCGCGCTCGGGATGATCGGCGAGCCGTACGTGGCGCGAGTGATCCAGCCTCTGATGTGGAAATTGGGCGTGACGAGTGACCCTGTTATTTCTTCTGTTTCTATAGGTATTGGCTTTGGTGTGGTGACTTTCTTACACGTCGTGTTGGGGGAGTTGACGCCTAAATCTTTGGCCATTCGCAAGTCGCTGGCCACGGTGCTGGTGATCAGCGCGCCACTGCATTTCTTCTACGTTCTCTTCAAGCCGGCGATTTGGGTGCTGAATGGCACAGCTAACTGGCTATTGAAGACCTTGTTCCGTCTAGAACCTGCTTCTGAAAGCGAGCTGGCCCACTCGGAGGAAGAGCTCCGTCACATCGTGGCAGAGAGCCAGAATGCCAAAGAGGTCACGGAGACAGAGAAAGACATTCTGCTCAACGCCCTAGCTCTCAATGATCGCTGTGTGCGGGATGTGATGACGCCGCGTAATCAAGTCATCTCCCTGGATGCAGATGATTCCTTCGAAGCCAATCTTAAGGTCGCTGTGGACTGCAAACACACCCGTTACCCTCTGGTGGAAGGACATTTGGATCACAGCATCGGCCTGATTCACATCAAGGATCTGCTGGCTCTCATTGGCAAACCCTCAGCGGATTTGCGCAAGATCAAAAGGGATCTGCCCATGGTTCCAGAGATGATGCCTATTGATAAGCTTCTGCGCTTTTTCTTGGATCGTCACGTCCATATCGCCCTCGCTGTGGATGAGTATGGCGGCACCGTCGGGGTAGTCACTCTAGACAACGTTTTGGAAGAGATCGTCGGGGATATTCAAGACGAATTTGATCAGGAAAATAGTGAGTTCCGTCGGGTGGATGAAGATGAGTTCATCGTCGAAGGCACGCTTAATCTCTACGAATTGAAGGATCAAGCTGGCCTCGATATCGAAAGTGAAGATGTCACCACCATCGGGGGGTATGTTACCCATTTGCTGGGGCGACTGCCGAAGGTGGGTGAGAAAGTGATCATCGAAGGTTATGAGGTCACGACGACCAAAGCGGACCAACGCCGGGTGCTGCAACTGCGTTTCCAGCGAATGTTAGCTGAGCCGGATGGCCTCGTGGATGATGGGGATGATGGTGAGGAATAGTGCTTTCAGTTGCAGGGATGCATTGTCATCGCTAAACGCTGGGGCATGAATCTCGCGTCTCCTCGTCTCGGTCTCTTGGTGGTGGTCTCTGGCCCTTCAGGCACGGGTAAAACCACACTCTGCCGCAAAGTGTGCGATGGCGACCACGCTGTTTTTTCGGTCTCCTGCACTACCCGTGCCCCTCGTCCAGGTGAGGTGGATGGCAAAGACTACTTCTTTCTTCAGGAAGAAGACTTTCTGGCCCGAGTGGATCGTGGGGAGTTTTTTGAATACGCCCGTGTTCACAACCGCTGGTATGGTACGCTCAAAAGTTACGTGTATGATTACCTGCGCCGTGGTGTGGATGTGTTTATGGACATCGATGTGCAGGGCGCGGGCCAAGTGCGCGGTTGTGAGGATGAGCTGGTGGGGCGCTGCCTGACGGATATCTTTGTCATGCCACCGAGCATGGAGGAGCTGCGCCAGAGGCTAAGCGGACGAAATACTGAAAGTGCTGAAGCCTTCGAGCTACGCATGCGAAATGCCGAAGCGGAACTGCAACACTGGCGGGACTACCGCTACTGCTTGGTGAGTGACACCCGTGAGAGTGATGAGCTACGCTTCAAGGCCCTGCTTCAAGGGGAGAAGATGAAATCAAGCCTCGTGATTTAAAGTTGGTTAGCTGATTTCAGGATTGGGGGTATTCAATCAAGGCTTTGATCACCTTGCGACGGGCGACTTCATCGAAGGCTTCTACAATTTGATGCAAGGGGAAGCGGTGGGTGATGAAGTCAGCGGAGGTGAGCTTGCCCTCGCGTATCCATTGGCAAATCTGGGGCTGGCTTTCCTTTTCGTAGCGGCGTGTGGGCCACTGGTGTACCAGGAGATTGAAATTGAAATCAGCCTTGGATTTATCAATGTGAAGTATGGGGTGCGAAAGCACACCGTAGATACAATGTGAGCCGCCCCGGCGGAGCAGGGGAAGACCCTCGTGGAGGATATCGGGGTGCCCTACGGCATCAATCACCGCATCCAGTTTTTTGGGGCATTCAATTTTGTCACCGGGGGCAAAGACGGCATCCGCACCGAAAGCGAGAGCCTTGGCCTGCTTATCGGCATGCCGGTCCACAATGCCGATCCAGCCAAGACCGAAGAGACGGCCAAGTTTGACAAAGCTGAGGCCAACGGGACCTGCTCCATAGATGATCACGTCATCTCCCGGCTGGAGATGAAAGTCGCGGAAAGCACCGAGCACCTCGCGCCAAGTGCAGAGTAGGACAGCTTCTTCAGCAGGGATATCAGCATCTACTTTGGTTTGGATTTCATAGACTTCAAACCAGCCATGCGCTTCCTCGGCCACGCCATCTGCTACCATGGCCTCGTGGTCATTGGCCAAAGTATATTCGCCAAACCCTCCCCAACCGGAATCCACGCCTTCCATTTGAAGATCGAAAGAGAGGCCTCCAACTGCGCGATCCCCGACTGCGAAGTGACGCACCTTTTCTCCCACTGCGACCACAATGCCTACGCTTTCATGACCCAGGGCAAAAGGGAATTTGTCCTCCATGCCCGGGAAATTCCCATGCAGCAGTTCACTGTCCGTCCGGTTGCACAGGCAGGCGCACTCAGTTTTGACGAGGGCCTGATAAGGACCTGGTTTTGGTGTGGGGGTATCGAGGATTTCGATCTGACGAGGATGCAGGGCGATGACGGATTTCATGAGGTGTAGCTCTCTGACCCTGGCATTTTAACAAGCGCCCGGGGAAAAGGATGATTTTCCAAATTTAGAAGGCATTCTGAACTTGGAAAAGTAAATTCATTTGATGGAGTGATCTCGGGATGATTCTCGAAGAAGCAGTTGGTTCCAAACGGTTCTCAAAATTCTCTGTGCCACTAGGGCAGGGCTTTGTCATGATCGAGAGGTAATCCAATTGCATGACCGCGATTCAACGAACGCCTGAAGTTCAGGCCTTCTGGGAGAGGCTGAAAAGGTTCCAGCTCAATGACAATGACGCTGTGTATGGATATGCTGACCGACTGGCACGTGAAAATGGCTGGAGCCACCGCTTTGCGGAACGCGTGATTTTCGAGTGTAAGCGCTTTTTGCTGATGACACAGCAGGCAGGGTCCCCGGTAACGCCCTCGGAGGAGATGAACCAGGCATGGCATCTGCATAGGGTCTATACCCGATCCTACGGGGATAAACTCTGCACTGAGGTGTTGAAGAAACCGCTGCATCATGAGCCGACCGCGGGTGTTGTGGAGGAGGGAGAGGGGACTGTACCTCAGTCGCCAATTTGTGAAAAATGAAGTCTTGAAAGATTTCCAAATCTGGAAACGTTTCTGGATTTAGAAATGAAACGATTTTCAGACGAAGACTCTGCCATTCAGTTGGATGACAATTCCGCCGCTCCAGGGACGGAGCGCACACTGGCGATTCTCGAGTTATTGGGAAGGCATCGGGTCGGTTTGAGCCTGACTGAAATCGCGCGAGATCTGGACCTGCCAGTGAACTCAGTGTTTCGTATTGCAGGCACCCTGCATGCACGGGGCTATCTGCAGCGGCGCGAGGATGACAAACGCTTCGTTTTGACGAACAAACTATTCGATCTCTCGCGGCCGCAGGTGCGTGAAAAAAGTCTTGTGGTTTGTGCCCTGGAATCGCTGAAATGGCTGCGCGACGAAAGTGGCGAAACGGTGCAATTGCTTGCTGGGGTGAATCACAAAATGACATTGTTAGAGCAGTGCATTTCCACGCAGCCTATCAAGGTAAGTGGCACCGTAGGCCTGCGGGTGCCCATGTATTCCTGTGCGCCAGGCAAGGCTGTCCTAGCTCACCTGCCGAAGGGAGAGCTGGAGGCTTTTTTCGAGCAGGTGACCCTCAAGCAATTCACTCCGACCACCTTGGCCACTCGGGAAGCATTGGAAGCGGATCTATCAAAAGTGCGCAAGCGTGGTTACTCCCTAGATCTCTCTGAAGGACTGGAGGGAATCCAGTGTGTGGGGGCTGCCATTTTGGATGAATACCGTTATCCCGTGGCGGCGATCACGGTGATGGCCCCGGCTTTCCGGCTGAAGCGTGATCAATTCGACAAGATGGGACGTATCTGCATGCAGGCTGCAGAAAACATTACACGGAGGCTGCTGGCATGAAGCGTTATTCTCTTATTCTTCTAGCGATCTCCAACGTCAGCTCCCTGGCTGCGGTGACACCCGAGCAGGTCGAATTCTTTGAGTCTCGCATCCGCCCCGTGCTGGCCCAGGAGTGTTATGAATGCCACAGCGAGGCCGGTAAACAAAAGGGAGGGCTGCTACTAGACTCTCGCCCAGGCTGGCTAGCGGGTGGAGACAGTGGAGCGGCGATTAAGCCTGGAGATCTAGGATCATCCTTGTTGTTAGACTCCATTAAGCACACGCATGATGACCTGAAGATGCCAAAAAACGGCGCAAAGCTGGATGACAGTGTAATCGCTGATTTTGAAAAGTGGATTATCGAAGGTGCTTATGATCCGCGTGACAAAGCCCCCTCTGCAGCGCAGCTAGCTAAGGAGACAGACTGGACTGCCGTGCTGGAGAGACGTAAACAGTGGTGGTGCTTTCAACCCGTCAAATCGGGTGTGTTAAATGGGAATGAAGATGCACAGCAAGTGGCCACAGAGATTGATCGGCAGCTTCTAACGAAGCTGAAAACAGAAGGTCTAGACCCAGCGGCACCCGCCGATGCCGCAAAGCTGATCCGTCGCGCCAGCTTTATCCTCACGGGCCTACCACCCACTCCAGAGCAAGTTCGAGCTTTTACTGCAGAATTTGAAAGTTCACCGAAAGCTTATGAGCAGCTTCTGGATCGTCTCTTTGCCAGCTCTGCTTATGGAGAACGCTGGGCTCGACATTGGCTTGACTGGGTGCGCTACGCGGAAAGTTATGGAAGCGAAGGTGATCCTCGCATCCCTTATGCTTGGCGTTACCGGGACTATGTGATCCGAGCTTTCAATGACGATGTGCCTTACCCGCAGATGGTGAAGGAAGCCATTGCTGGAGATCTTTTAGCGAAGCCTCGAATCAAAAATGGACTGAATGAAAGTGCGCTGGGCATCGGCCAATTGCGAATGGTGTTGCACGGATTTTCACCCACAGATTCTTTGGATGAATTGGTGACTTTCACGGACAATCAGATTGATACCGTAACGAAGACTTTTCAGGCCTTGACCGTTTCATGTGCACGTTGCCATAACCATAAGTTTGACGCCATCAGCCAAGCTGATTTTTACTCTTTATATGGTATTTTTACGAGCACGAAGCCGGCGGTGGTGGATGTGAATCCTCCCGATCTAGGACAGTCTCAGCGTGAAGAAATGAAGAAGTTAAAGCAGGAGATCAAAGCCGTCATGGCTTCTGCTTGGATGCAGGCAGTGGAAGGGATCCCTACCAAATCACTGCCTGATCAGAGAGCGAAACCCAAGACGACAAAAGTGTGGGATCTCCATCAAGAATCTTGGTATCTGGACGGGCAGGGGCTCAAACAAGGGGTGACTGCGGCGGGAGAATTCAGTCTGGAACACGAAGGCCAGGGGATCATCGCCCGTATTTATCCAAGGGGTTTATTCAGTGATCTGCTTTCGACTCAAGATCGCGCCATTGCGATGTCACCACGATTTAAAAACGAGGGCGGTTTTCTTTGGATGCGTGTGGCCGGTGGTGGTGGTGTGAAGGCGAAGTATATAGTGCAAAATTATCCGCGCACAGGCACGGTGCATCGGGCTAAAGAGCTGAAAGAGGACGGGGATGCTGTTTTGGGCTGGCATAAGCTAGATCTCAACTATTGGAAGGGAGACGATCTCTTTTTGCAGATGGCAACTGTGGCGGACATGCCCGCAGAGACGAAGGAGGATGCACGCTCTTGGTTTGGCATTACTGAAGCGTTTGTGACTGCCACGGACGAAGCGCCTCCAAGCACACTGATCGGGGGTGATCCGCGTGAAGCCGTAGCTGCCTGGAAAACGGGTGCAATGACGGATGCGCAGGCGGAGTTGCTAGGTTCTTTGTTACGCCAGGGTCAGCTTCCGAATGATGTGAGGAGTGTTCCTGAAGCGGCTACGCTGATGAAACGTTATCGGGAGATGGAGGCGAAGCTGCCACAGCCTACACGAGCCCCTGGGGTTCTAGAGGCTGATAGCTATGATGCTGCATTGTTTGTTCGCGGTGATCACAAGCAGCCTGCTGAGATCGTCGCGCGTCGGTTTCTTGATGGCATCAATCCGACTCCGTATAAGACCAAGAGCAGTGGGCGACTGGAGCTGGCGCAAAGCCTCACCGATGCGGCCAATCCTTTAACCTCGCGGGTGATGGTGAATCGTTTGTGGCATCATGTTTTTGGTCGTGGAATCGTGGGCACGACGGATAACTTTGGTCGGCTCGGTGAGTTGCCTTCGCATCCGGAATTGCTCGATGCTCTCGCCACGCACTTTCAAAAAAGTGGCGGGAGCCTAAAAGCGACGATCAAAGCACTGATGTTGACGGAAGCTTTCCGACGTGGCGATAAAGGATCTGAACAGGCTGAACAGAAAGATCCGGAGAACAAGCTGCTGAGCCACTGGTCTGTCCGGCGCCTGGAGGCGGAGTCTATTCGCGATAGCATCCTCCTACTCTCCGGGAAGCTGGATCCGCAAATGTATGGCGAACCTGTGTATGGGAAGGATGGACGTCGCAGTATCTATGTGGGAGTCATCCGAAACAGCCTGGAGCCCTTTTTAAACGCCTTTGACATGCCGGTGCCGTCCAGCACGCGAGGGCGGCGAGATGTGACAAATGTACCTGCCCAATCTCTGGCCTTGCTGAATGATCCCACGATTATTAATTGGAGTGGAAATTGGGCTCGACGTGCCCTGGTCGAGCCTAACGATGAAGCACGTGTGAACCAGATGTTCATGCAGGCGCTGGGAAGGCAGGCAACGAAACAAGAGTTCCTAGCGAGTCAGGCCTTTGTTCAACGATCCGCAGCTTTTGCACTCCAGCAGCGATCTGAAATCGCGACATTAGAAGCGAAACATACGGATCTCCAAAAACGCATCCAAGAGATCCTTTATCCTGTGCGTGCCAAGCTGTCGCAGGAAAAGCCCTTCGCTAACGTTGCCGATGCGCCACTGCCTTATGCCGAGTGGACTTTTGAAGACGGAACGGATGATTCACTCAATCGCCTGCCATTAAAGTTGGAAGGTCGTGCAAAGATCAAAGATGGAGCGCTGATGTTGGATGGGCGCACAGCATTTGCGCGGAGTGCACCGTTAACCAAAAGTCTGGAAGATAAGACTTTAGAGGCCTGGGTGGTCTTGGATACCTTGGATCAAAAAGGCGGTGGGGTGCTTACCTTACAGGATCGTCGCGGAAGTGTGTTTGATGCCATCGTGTATGCAGAGCGTGCTCCTCAGGAGTGGCTGTCTGGCAGTAACAATCACCGTCGCACGCAAGAGTTCGGTGGAGCCGCAGATACGGAAGCGGATAAACGCACGGTGCACATTGCCATCACTTATCAAGGCAGCAAAGTCACTGGCTATCGCGATGGACAGC is a window of Prosthecobacter dejongeii DNA encoding:
- a CDS encoding SixA phosphatase family protein, whose amino-acid sequence is MKYLTLVRHAKSSWAQAGLADHDRPLNERGLRAAPAMASFLHRTYFGGGETPPLIPPPDRLVSSTAARALGTAKIMMEISRMPLETLLLDSRLYLAEASRILEVVRELDENWKHAVLFGHNPGIHDFAERLLARAHVPKMPTCTAVLLALPHAYWGLADWSEAQLIGYVTPKALERRFPELYKGISRSDGED
- the rpsN gene encoding 30S ribosomal protein S14; translation: MAKTAWLEREKRKQKTVSKYAKLRAELKANGDHVGLSLLPRDASPTRLTNRCRVSGRRRAFMRRFQMSRLTFREMALAGLIPGVTKSSW
- a CDS encoding FmdB family zinc ribbon protein, with product MPTYSYIAENLEEGCPSCRRGFDLRRPMDRAPLTHCPLCRKPVKKQISAFSTPKVTKPVSISDAKSAGFTILEKRCDGNYERL
- a CDS encoding hemolysin family protein; protein product: MNDFFFIRHLLAMSSAPHEVLHEWNLTPSEIAWSAALVLFFVLLNAFFVAAEFAIVKVRSTQLDALVDEGHASAKVARKALKNLDGYLSATQLGITLASIALGMIGEPYVARVIQPLMWKLGVTSDPVISSVSIGIGFGVVTFLHVVLGELTPKSLAIRKSLATVLVISAPLHFFYVLFKPAIWVLNGTANWLLKTLFRLEPASESELAHSEEELRHIVAESQNAKEVTETEKDILLNALALNDRCVRDVMTPRNQVISLDADDSFEANLKVAVDCKHTRYPLVEGHLDHSIGLIHIKDLLALIGKPSADLRKIKRDLPMVPEMMPIDKLLRFFLDRHVHIALAVDEYGGTVGVVTLDNVLEEIVGDIQDEFDQENSEFRRVDEDEFIVEGTLNLYELKDQAGLDIESEDVTTIGGYVTHLLGRLPKVGEKVIIEGYEVTTTKADQRRVLQLRFQRMLAEPDGLVDDGDDGEE
- the gmk gene encoding guanylate kinase gives rise to the protein MNLASPRLGLLVVVSGPSGTGKTTLCRKVCDGDHAVFSVSCTTRAPRPGEVDGKDYFFLQEEDFLARVDRGEFFEYARVHNRWYGTLKSYVYDYLRRGVDVFMDIDVQGAGQVRGCEDELVGRCLTDIFVMPPSMEELRQRLSGRNTESAEAFELRMRNAEAELQHWRDYRYCLVSDTRESDELRFKALLQGEKMKSSLVI
- a CDS encoding zinc-dependent alcohol dehydrogenase; translated protein: MKSVIALHPRQIEILDTPTPKPGPYQALVKTECACLCNRTDSELLHGNFPGMEDKFPFALGHESVGIVVAVGEKVRHFAVGDRAVGGLSFDLQMEGVDSGWGGFGEYTLANDHEAMVADGVAEEAHGWFEVYEIQTKVDADIPAEEAVLLCTWREVLGAFRDFHLQPGDDVIIYGAGPVGLSFVKLGRLFGLGWIGIVDRHADKQAKALAFGADAVFAPGDKIECPKKLDAVIDAVGHPDILHEGLPLLRRGGSHCIYGVLSHPILHIDKSKADFNFNLLVHQWPTRRYEKESQPQICQWIREGKLTSADFITHRFPLHQIVEAFDEVARRKVIKALIEYPQS
- a CDS encoding glycine-rich domain-containing protein, with translation MTAIQRTPEVQAFWERLKRFQLNDNDAVYGYADRLARENGWSHRFAERVIFECKRFLLMTQQAGSPVTPSEEMNQAWHLHRVYTRSYGDKLCTEVLKKPLHHEPTAGVVEEGEGTVPQSPICEK
- a CDS encoding IclR family transcriptional regulator, whose protein sequence is MKRFSDEDSAIQLDDNSAAPGTERTLAILELLGRHRVGLSLTEIARDLDLPVNSVFRIAGTLHARGYLQRREDDKRFVLTNKLFDLSRPQVREKSLVVCALESLKWLRDESGETVQLLAGVNHKMTLLEQCISTQPIKVSGTVGLRVPMYSCAPGKAVLAHLPKGELEAFFEQVTLKQFTPTTLATREALEADLSKVRKRGYSLDLSEGLEGIQCVGAAILDEYRYPVAAITVMAPAFRLKRDQFDKMGRICMQAAENITRRLLA
- a CDS encoding DUF1553 domain-containing protein, encoding MKRYSLILLAISNVSSLAAVTPEQVEFFESRIRPVLAQECYECHSEAGKQKGGLLLDSRPGWLAGGDSGAAIKPGDLGSSLLLDSIKHTHDDLKMPKNGAKLDDSVIADFEKWIIEGAYDPRDKAPSAAQLAKETDWTAVLERRKQWWCFQPVKSGVLNGNEDAQQVATEIDRQLLTKLKTEGLDPAAPADAAKLIRRASFILTGLPPTPEQVRAFTAEFESSPKAYEQLLDRLFASSAYGERWARHWLDWVRYAESYGSEGDPRIPYAWRYRDYVIRAFNDDVPYPQMVKEAIAGDLLAKPRIKNGLNESALGIGQLRMVLHGFSPTDSLDELVTFTDNQIDTVTKTFQALTVSCARCHNHKFDAISQADFYSLYGIFTSTKPAVVDVNPPDLGQSQREEMKKLKQEIKAVMASAWMQAVEGIPTKSLPDQRAKPKTTKVWDLHQESWYLDGQGLKQGVTAAGEFSLEHEGQGIIARIYPRGLFSDLLSTQDRAIAMSPRFKNEGGFLWMRVAGGGGVKAKYIVQNYPRTGTVHRAKELKEDGDAVLGWHKLDLNYWKGDDLFLQMATVADMPAETKEDARSWFGITEAFVTATDEAPPSTLIGGDPREAVAAWKTGAMTDAQAELLGSLLRQGQLPNDVRSVPEAATLMKRYREMEAKLPQPTRAPGVLEADSYDAALFVRGDHKQPAEIVARRFLDGINPTPYKTKSSGRLELAQSLTDAANPLTSRVMVNRLWHHVFGRGIVGTTDNFGRLGELPSHPELLDALATHFQKSGGSLKATIKALMLTEAFRRGDKGSEQAEQKDPENKLLSHWSVRRLEAESIRDSILLLSGKLDPQMYGEPVYGKDGRRSIYVGVIRNSLEPFLNAFDMPVPSSTRGRRDVTNVPAQSLALLNDPTIINWSGNWARRALVEPNDEARVNQMFMQALGRQATKQEFLASQAFVQRSAAFALQQRSEIATLEAKHTDLQKRIQEILYPVRAKLSQEKPFANVADAPLPYAEWTFEDGTDDSLNRLPLKLEGRAKIKDGALMLDGRTAFARSAPLTKSLEDKTLEAWVVLDTLDQKGGGVLTLQDRRGSVFDAIVYAERAPQEWLSGSNNHRRTQEFGGAADTEADKRTVHIAITYQGSKVTGYRDGQPYGESYTNKEVSQFEAGDAEVLLGCRHGAPGGNRMLRGRILRARLYDRALTDKEIALSRHLEGSTVSERDVLNALSEGQRKDLEKAKSELNEVMGNLTRLTENAESLDPTKAGWESLALSLINLKEFLYLR